The Streptomyces sp. NBC_01298 genome contains the following window.
GCAACATTCTGGAGAAGCTGCAGTTGCACTCCAGGATGGAGGCGGTGGTGTACGCGATGCGGGAGAAGATCCTCGAGATCCGGTAGGCCCTCCGGTGGGCCCATCGGGGCGAGGTCCCTCGTGGAGCCGCGGCTTCAGAGGGTCGACAGTTCCGCCGTTACCGCCGCCGCTTCCGCCGGAGAGCTCGCGCGGTCGATCCGGATCGCGTCGCAGCCGACCCAAGTGGCGGCTTCGCGGAGGGCTTCGGCCATGGCGCGGGCTGCCTTCGGGGTGGTCAGGGAGAGCTGGCGGGCCACCAGGGTGGTGCCCTCGCGGGCCGGGTCCACGCGGCCCTGGAGGTGGCCCCCGGCCAGCAGGGGCATCGCGAAGTAGCCGTGGATCCGCCGGGGCTTGGGCACGTAGGCCTCCAGGCGGTGCGTGAAGCCGAAGATCCGCTCCGTGCGCGGGCGTTCCCAGATCAGGGAGTCGAAGGGCGAGAGCAAGGTCGTGCGGTGGCGGCCCCGGGGGAGCGGGGAGAGGGCCGAGGGGTCCGCCCAGGCCGGTTTGTCCCAGCCCTCCACCTGCACCGGGACCAGGCCGGCGTCCTCGACCACGGCGTCGAAGTCCTGGTTCTTGAGGCGGTGGTAGTCCGCGATGTCGGAGCGGGTGCCCACGCCCAGGGACCGCCCCGCGAGGGCCACGAGGCGGCGCTTGCACTCCCGGTCGTCCAGTTCGTCGTGGAGCAGGGCCGAGGGGACCGCGCGCTCGGGCAGGTCGTAGACCCGCTTCCAGCCGCGGCGTTCGGTGCAGACGACCTCGCCGATGTCGAGGAGCCACTCCACCGCGATCTTCGTCTCGGACCATTCGAACCATTCGCCGCCGTTCTTGGCGCCGCCCAGTTCGGTGGAGGTGAGAGGGCCCTCGGCCGCCAGGCGGTCCAGGACCGTCTTCGTCGAGCGGTCCTTGTCCTCCAGGACGTGCCAGCGGTGGCCGCGGGCCTTGCGGGCCCGGCGGCGGAAGGCGAAGTGCGGCCATTCCTCGATCGGCAGGATGCAGGCCGCGTGCGACCAGTACTCGAAGGCGTGCTGGTCCGACCAGTACGAGGCTTCGACGGTGGAGCGGCCGACCGCGCCGAGCCGCGCGTACGGGACGAGCTCGTGGGAGCGGGCCAGTACGGAGATCGTGTCGAGCTGGACGGCGCCCAGGTGGCGCAGGACGCCGCGGACCCCGCCGCGCCGGTCCGGGGCGCCCAGGAATCCCTGCGCGCGCAGCGCGATGCGGCGGGCCTCGTCGGCGGAGAGGGACACGGTCGGCGGGGGTGCGGGCGTCATGACCGCACCCTAGACCCGGCCACCGACAGGCGAGGGAAGGTACGGGAGGCGGGAGGGCAGGCCGAGGTCCGAGGGGAGCATGGCGCCCGTCCAGCAGTCCCGCAGGGTTTCGCGGTGTTCCATGCCCGCGCGCGCGACGCCCTCGATGGTGAAGCCGGCCTTCTCGGCGACCCGGCGGGAGGCGTCGTTGCCGACGCCCGCGCGCCAGATCATCCGCACGCAGCCCAGGTCGGTGAAGGCCCAGCGCAGTACGGCGGGCAGCGCCTCGGGCAGGTAGCCGCGGCCCCGGTGGCCGGCGACGGTCCAGTAGCCGACCTCGTGCGCGTTGTCGCCCTGCGGGCCGAGGCCGACGCAGGCGACCAGCGGGCCGCCCGCGCCGAGCCGGACGCCGAAGTTGTACTCGGATCCGTTCAGCCCGCCCGGGACCCGGGTCGCGAAGGACTCGGCGTGCGTCCGCTCGTACGGGACGGGGACCGGTATCCAGCGCTGGATCGCGGGATCCTGCAGGGCCGCGTACACCTCGTCCGTGTCCGAGGCGTCCAGGGGGCGCAGGACGAGACGCTCGGTGGTCAGGGTGATCGGTTCCATGGACGGATTCTGCTCTGGGAGGACGGCCGCGGGGAAACGGATTCCGGAAGAGGGACCGCCCATACCGGCACCTTCGGTGCCCCTCGCACGTTCTCATTTCCGGGCAGTCCAGCCCCGCGGCAGTGCGGACCTCCCGACGCGACCGCGTCCTCGCTTACGATGGCCGTTGCGGTGGGGCCCACCCTCCGTGCCCGCGCACGAATACAGTGCCAGGCCCGACCGGCAAGGAGACAAACCTCGGTGTCCGTCTTCAACAAGCTCATGCGTGCAGGCGAAGGCAAGATCCTCAAAAAACTGCACCGCATCGCGGACCAGGTCAACTCCATCGAAGAGGACTTCGTCAACCTCTCCGACGCCGACTTGCGTGCGCTCACGGACGAGTACAAGCAGCGCTTCCAGGACGGCGAGACCCTGGACGACCTGCTGCCCGAGGCCTTCGCGACGGTCCGCGAGGCCGCGAAGCGCGTCCTCGGCCAGCGTCACTACGACGTCCAGATGATGGGCGGCGCCGCCCTGCACCTCGGCTACGTCGCCGAAATGAAGACCGGTGAGGGCAAGACCCTCGTCGGCACGCTCCCGGCGTACCTGAACGCGCTGTCCGGCAAGGGCGTCCACCTGATCACGGTGAACGACTACCTCGCCGAGCGCGACTCCGAGATGATGGGCCGGGTGCACAAGTTCCTCGGCCTGGAGGTCGGGTGCATCCTGGCGAACATGTCTCCGGCGCAGCGCCGTGAGCAGTACGCCGCCGACATCACGTACGGCACGAACAACGAGTTCGGCTTCGACTACCTCCGCGACAACATGGCGTGGTCGCAGGACGAGCTCGTCCAGCGCGGCCACAACTTCGCCGTGGTCGACGAGGTCGACTCGATCCTCGTCGACGAGGCCCGTACCCCGCTGATCATCTCGGGCCCGGCCGACCAGGCCACCAAGTGGTACGCGGACTTCGCGAAGCTGGTGACGCGCCTGACCAAGGGCGAGCCCGGCCAGCCCCTCAAGGGCATCGAGGAGACCGGCGACTACGAGGTCGACGAGAAGAAGCGCACCGTCGGCATCCACGAGACCGGTGTCGCGAAGGTCGAGGACTGGCTCGGCATCGAGAACCTCTACGAGTCGGTGAACACCCCGCTCGTCGGTTACCTCAACAACGCGATCAAGGCCAAGGAGCTCTTCAAGAACGACAAGGACTACGTCGTCATCGACGGCGAAGTCATGATCGTCGACGAGCACACCGGCCGTATCCTCGCGGGCCGCCGCTACAACGAGGGCATGCACCAGGCCATCGAGGCGAAGGAAGGGGTGGACATCAAGGACGAGAACCAGACCCTCGCCACGATCACCCTGCAGAACTTCTTCCGCCTGTACTCGAAGCTGTCGGGCATGACCGGTACGGCCATGACCGAGGCCGCCGAGTTCCACCAGATCTACAAGCTCGGTGTCGTCCCGATCCCGACCAACCGCGACATGGTCCGCAAGGACCAGGCGGACCTGATCTACCGCACCGAGGTCGCGAAGTTCGCCGCCGTCGTCGACGACATCGCGGAGAAGCACGAGAAGGGCCAGCCGATCCTCGTCGGTACGACGTCGGTCGAGAAGTCCGAGTACCTCTCGCAGCAGCTCTCCAAGCGCGGCATCCCGCACGAGGTGCTGAACGCGAAGCAGCACGACCGCGAGGCCACGATCGTCGCCCAGGCGGGCCGTCGCGGCGCCGTCACGGTCGCCACGAACATGGCCGGCCGTGGTACCGACATCAAGCTCGGCGGCAACCCGGACGACCTCGCCGAGGCCGAGCTGCGCCAGCGCGGCCTGGACCCGGAGGAGCACATCGAGGAGTGGGCGCACGCCCTTCCCGAGGCGCTCACGCGGGCAGAGGCGGCCGTGAAGGCGGAGTTCGAGGAGGTCAAGGAGCTCGGCGGGCTGTACGTGCTGGGCACCGAGCGCCACGAGTCGCGCCGCATCGACAACCAGCTGCGCGGCCGCTCCGGCCGACAGGGCGACCCGGGCGAGTCCCGCTTCTACCTGTCGCTCGGCGACGACCTGATGCGACTGTTCAAGGCGCAGATGGTCGAGCGCGTCATGTCGATGGCGAACGTGCCGGACGACGTGCCGATCGAGAACAAGATGGTCACGCGGGCGATCGCTTCGGCCCAGTCGCAGGTCGAGACCCAGAACTTCGAGACGCGCAAGAACGTCCTGAAGTACGACGAGGTCCTCAACAACCAGCGCACGGTGATCTACAAGGAGCGCCGCCGCGTCCTGGAGGGCGAGGACCTCCAGGACCAGATCCGTCACATGATGGACGACACCATCGACGCGTACATCACGGCCGAGACGGTCGAGGGGTTCGCGGAGGAGTGGGACCTGGACCGGCTGTGGAACGCCTTCCGGCAGCTCTACCCGATCAAGGTCACGGTGGAGGAGCTGGAGGACGCCGCGGGCGACCGCGCCGGCATCACCGCCGAGTTCATCGCGGAGTCCGTCAAGGACGACATCCACGAGCAGTACGAGGCCCGCGAGGCCACGCTCGGCTCCGACATCATGCGCGAGCTGGAGCGGCGCGTGGTGCTGTCGGTGCTGGACCGCAAGTGGCGCGAGCACCTGTACGAGATGGACTACCTGCAGGAGGGCATCGGCCTGCGGGCGATGGCCCAGAAGGACCCGCTGGTCGAGTACCAGCGCGAGGGCTTCGACATGTTCAACGCCATGCAGGAGGGCATCAAGGAGGAGTCCGTCGGCTACCTGTTCAACCTGGAGGTCCAGGTCGAGCAGCAGGTCGAGGAGGTCCTGGTGTCGGACTCCGGTCCGTCGCTGACCAAGCCGGAGATCCGGGCGAAGGGCCTGGACGCCCCGCAGCGGCCCGACCGCCTGCACTTCTCCGCGCCCACCGTGGACGGTGAGGGCGGCGTCGTCGAGGGTGACTTCGAATCGGATTCCGGTGACGACTCCGATTCCGGGATGACGCGCGCGGAGCGCCGCAAGGCCGCGAAGGCCACGGGCGGCCGTCGCCGCAAGAAGTAACCCGCGGGCAGCTCGCGGGAACGCCGCCGGGGCCGGACACCACGCTGTGCGTGGGGTCCGGCCCCGGCGGCGTTGGTGTGTGTTGGCGCGTGCGGGCCCGGGGTCATGGGCGGGGGCCTTGGAGTTCCACGGCGGCGCAGCGCCAGCGCAGGTCGGGGCCCTGTTCCAGGCGGAAGGCCAGCGCGGTGAGGCGCTCGCCCGTCGCGATGCGGGCGAAGGCCTCGATGACCCCCGGGCCGGGGGTGAAGCGGCCGCACCCGTGGAGGACGGGGCTGAGCCGGCGGGCGTCGTACGCGCGCTCCTGCGGGGGGTCGGCGGGGGCGAGGGTGATCAGCTGGTCGTAGGCCGGGCCGATGGTGTGGCCGATCAGGGAGTGCACGGGGCGGCGTCCGCTGAGGACGGCGAGCAGCCGTTCGGCGAACCAGTGGTGCGGGCCGCTGCCGCGGGGGACGGTGGTGGGCGGTCGGCGCCGGTCGTGGCGGCCGGGCCGCGCGGTCCGGGGGCCGGTCCCGGCCGGCCGCGCGGAGCCCCGGCCGGGCCCGGTGCCGGCGCCGCCCCCGGCAGCCGTTCGTGGGCCGCCGCCGCTCCCGGGGCGCCGGGTGGTCCCGGGCCCGGGCCCGGTGGGCCCTGTGGGCCCGGGGCTGCGGAGGCTCTCGGTGGGCCCGGGGACGCCGGGGTTTCCGGTGCTCCCGGGCGCGCGGGGGCTTCCGGTGGGCCCCATGGGGCTGGTTCCGGGGGTGGTTCCCGTGGGGTGGGGTGTGCTGGTGGTCATGGCGGTCGTCCCCGGGGTCGGGCCCGGCGTGGTACCGGGCGGTAACTTGGTAGGGGACTTCTACGGGGCCGCGAACACGCTCCGCAACGATGCCGCGGGGGCGCCCCGGGTCCGGCCCGCCTTCACCTATCCGGGTCGGTCCCCGGCCGCCCCCGGGCCCGGGCCCCGGGCCCGCGGGGCGGGAGGTGGACGCCGCATGGCCCCGCCGCGGCACCCCGAAGGGGGACCCGGGCCGTCACGGATGGAGTCCGGGCCTCGGGGCCGGTCCCTTCCGGGGGCGGCGTCACCGGACGGGCCCGCCCCGGGCCGTCACGGACGGGGTGCGGGGCGGGGCGGCGGAGTTGTGGAGGGTGCTGGGGGTGATGCGTGTGAGGGGGCGGCGGGGGATGCGGGGCGGGTCCCGGTCGTATCCTGGGGGCGTTTCCGACTACCGAAAGCAGCCGGCCATGCGCGTGTACGTCCCCCTGACCCTGCCCGGGCTCGCCGAGGCGCACCAGGCGGGTGAGCTGGGCCCGGCTCCGCTGCGGGCGTACGCCGTCACGCCCGGGCTGCGCGAGTGGTTCGTGTCGGACGACATCGAGGAGCTGGAGTACGCCGCCCTGACCAGGGCCGCCGTCGCCTCGCTGCGGATGATCGCCGAGGACGGGGCCGCGCCCCGCAAGCGGGTCGTGGTGGCCGTCGACGTGGACGACAAGGCCGCCACCGCCGTCCCCGGCGCCGACGAGGCCGCGCTCGGCCAGGTGGCGCTCGCCGGGGCCGTACGGCTCTCGGTGGCGGCCGCGGTGCACGTGGACGCCGAAGAGGCCCTGGAGGACGTGAGCGCCGCCGTGGCGGCCGTCGCGGCCGCGGACGGGGGCGACGAGGACGCGCGCTCCACCGTGGACGAGGCCGAGGAGCACGAGCTGCTGTGGTTCGGGGTCCAGGAGATTCCGGGGCTGCTGAAGTGAGCGCCGCACCCCGGAACCCCGCACCCGAGGGCCCCGTGCCCGTGGTCCCCACGCCCGAGGGCCCCGCGCTCGCGGTGCCGGCACCCGCGGTGCCGGTCCGGGCCGCCGCCGTGCCCGTCGCCGCCGCGTCCGCGCGCCCGGCGGCCCCGGTCCCGGCGTCCGCGGCCCCGCACATCGTCTGGGACTGGAACGGCACGCTGCTCCACGACATCGACGCCGTGATAGCAGCCACCAACGCCTCCTTCGCCGAGCTCGGCCTCGCTCCGATCACCCTGGAGCGGTACCGCGAGCTGTACGTCGTACCGGTGCCGAAGTTCTACGAGCGGCTCATGGGCCGGCTCCCCACGGACGCCGAGTGGCTGGTCATGGACGAGGCCTTCCACCGCCACTACTGGGTGGCCGCCGAGGACGCCGGGCTCGCCGAGGGGGCCCGCGACCTCCTGCGGGACTGGCAGGAGGGCGGGCTCACGCAGTCCCTGCTGTCCCTCGCGCCCCACGACAAGCTCGTGCCGCTCGTCCGGGCGCACGGGATCGACACGCACTTCCTGCGCGTCGACGGCCGTACCGGGCCCTCCCACACCACCAAGGCGGGACACCTCGTACGTCACTTGGCGGCCCTGGAGGGGACGGGAGTGACGGCCGGGCGTACGGTCCTCATCGGAGACGCCGTGGACGACGCGCTGGCCGCCGCGCACGTGGGCGCGCGGGCCGTCCTCTATACGGGCGGATCACACAGCCGGGGCAGTCTGGAATCAGCCGGTGTCCCCGTCGTGGACAGCCTGGCGGAGGCCGTCCGCACTGCTCGCGAGCTGGCCGGATAGCGACCGGCGCATGAGCGGAGAGCGACCGCGCACCGGCCTGGCACGCCCGGCCGGGCCGGGCCCTGTCCAGAGTGTCAAAGTTACCCCCCCTCTTTTGTACACATACAGCTCATGACGAGCCGGGGGTGGAGCGAGATAGCCTGGTACCCGTGATCAGCGCGATAGTTCTCGGAGGCACTGAAGCCTCCGCCCGGCGCCCGGCGCACATACGTGCCCGGGCCCTCGCTGATCTCCGCCCCCGGGACGGCCGGCCGATCTTGGCCGATTTCCTCCCGGTGGGCTCTCTCGACGGCATAGCGTCGATCCCGGACGGACAACGAATCCCCGCCTCGCGGTGCTATGCCATTCCTTCCTTCACCTACGTCACGCAATGGCGCGCGACAGGAGCCAGAGGACATGCAGACCAAGCTGGACGAAGCAAAGGCCGAGCTGCTCGCGCGGGCGGCACGGGTAGCTGAGAACAGCCCGGCCGGGGGGCTACTTCCGACTGGGTCCGAACCGGGGGAGCGTCCCGACCGGGACACGACCCTCGCCTACCTCCAGCGCTACTACCTGCACACGGCCCCGGAGGACCTGCTCGACCGGGACCCGGTCGACGTGTTCGGAGCCGCGCTCTCGCACTACCGGCTCGCGGAGAAGCGTCCGCAGGGCAAGGCGAACGTGCGCGTGCACACCCCCACGGTGGAGGAGAACGGCTGGACCTCCAGCCACTCCGTCGTCGAGGTGGTCACCGACGACATGCCCTTCCTCGTGGACTCGGTGACGAACGAGCTGTCCCGCCACGGGCGCGGCATCCATGTCGTGATCCACCCGCAGGTGGTCGTCCGCCGCGACGTCACCGGCAAGCTGATCGAGATCCTCGGCCCCGACTGCGACGCGCACGGTCCCCGCACCGCGCGCCCCCACGACTCCCTCGTCGAGTCCTGGATCCACGTCGAGATCGACCGCGAGACGGACAAGGCCGACCTCAAGCAGATCACCGCCGATCTGCAGCGCGTCCTGTCCGACGTGCGCGAGTCCGTCGAGGACTGGGAGAAGATGCGCGACGCGGCGCTGCGCATCGCGCAGGAGCTGCCCGAGGAGCCGACCGCCCCGGACCTGCGCGAGTACGAGCTCGAAGAGGCCCGCGAGCTGCTGCGCTGGCTCGCCGACGACCACTTCACCTTCCTCGGCTACCGCGAGTACAACCTCGTCGACGGCGACTCCCTGTCCGCCGTGCCCGGCACCGGCCTCGGCATCCTGCGCTCCGACCCGCTGCACCACGGCCAGGATGAGGCGCACCCCGTCTCCCCGTCCTTCAACCGGCTGCCGGCCGACGCCCGCGCCAAGGCCCGCGAGCACCGCCTGCTGGTGCTGACCAAGGCCAACAGCCGCTCCACCGTCCACCGCCCGTCGTACCTCGACTACGTCGGCGTGAAGAAGTTCGACGCCGAGGGCAACGTCGTCGGCGAGCGCCGCTTCCTCGGCCTGTTCTCCTCCGCCGCGTACACCGAGTCGGTGCGCCGGGTCCCGGTCATCCGCCGCAAGGTCGCCGAGGTCCTGGAGGGCGCGGGCTTCGCCCCGTCCAGCCACGACGGCCGCGACCTGCTCCAGATCCTGGAGACGTACCCGCGCGACGAGCTGTTCCAGACCCCGGTCGACCAGCTCCAGGCCATCGCCACCTCCGTGCTGTACCTCCAGGAGCGCCGCCGGCTGCGGCTGTACCTGCGCCAGGACGAGTACGGGCGCTACTACTCCGCGCTGGTCTACCTCCCGCGCGACCGCTACACCACCGGCGTGCGGCTGCGGCTGATCGCGATCCTGCAGGAGGAGCTCGACGGCATCAGCGTCGACTTCACCGCCTGGAACACCGAGTCGATCCTCTCCCGCATCCACTTCGTCGTCCGCGTCCCGCAGGGCACCGAGCTGCCCGTGCTGACCGACGCCGACGTCGAGCGGATCGAGGGACGCCTGGTGGAGGCCGCCCGCTCCTGGGCCGACGGCTTCGGCGAGGCGCTCGTCGCGGAGCTGGGCGAGGAGCGCGCCGCCGAGCTGCTGCGCAAGTACTCCAACTCCTTCCCCGAGGGCTACAAGGCCGACCACTCGCCGCGCTCGGCCGTGGCGGACCTGTGCCACCTGGAGCGGCTGAACGCCAGCGACCGCGAGTTCGCGCTGTCGCTGTACGAGCCGGTCGGCGCGGGCCCCGGCGAACGCCGGTTCAAGATCTACCGCACGGGCGAGCAGGTCTCGCTCTCCGCGGTCCTGCCGGTCCTGCAGCGCCTGGGCGTCGAGGTCACCGACGAGCGGCCGTACGAGCTGCGCTGCACCGACCGCACCAACGCGTGGATCTACGACTTCGGTCTGCGGATGCCGCTCCCCAGCGGCGGCGCGGACGCAGCCGGGAACGCGAACTACCTCGGCGACGACGCCCGCGAGCGGTTCCAGGACGCCTTCTCCGCGGTCTGGCGGGGCGACGCCGAGAACGACAACTTCAACACCCTGGTGCTGGGCGCCGGACTGACCTGGCGCCAGGCCGTGGTCCTGCGCGCGTACGCCAAGTACCTGCGCCAGGCCGGTGCCACCTTCAGCCAGGACTACATGGAGGACACCCTCCGCAACAACGTCCACACCACCCGGCTGCTGGTCTCCCTCTTCGAGGCCCGGATGTCGCCCGGCCGCCAGTCCGCGGGCACCGAGCTCGTCGACGCGATGCTGGAGGAGCTGGACGGGGCCCTGGACCAGGTCGCCTCGCTGGACGAGGACCGCATCCTGCGCTCCTTCCTCACCCTCATCAAGGCGACGCTGCGCACGAACTTCTTCCAGCTCAACTCCAAGGGCGAGCAGCACTCCTACGTGTCGATGAAGTTCGACCCGCAGGCGATCCCCGATCTGCCGGCGCCGCGTCCGGCCTTCGAGATCTGGGTCTATTCCCCGCGCGTCGAGGGCGTCCACCTGCGCTTCGGCAAGGTCGCCCGGGGCGGCCTGCGCTGGTCCGACCGCCGCGAGGACTTCCGTACGGAGATCCTCGGCCTGGTCAAGGCGCAGATGGTCAAGAACACCGTCATCGTGCCCGTCGGCGCCAAGGGCGGCTTCGTCGCCAAGAACCTCCCCGACCCGTCGGTGGACCGCGACGCCTGGCTCGCCGAGGGCATCGCCTCGTACAAGATCTTCATCTCGGCGCTGCTCGACATCACCGACAACATGGTCGGCGGCGAGGTCGTGCGGCCCAAGGGCGTGGTCCGCCACGACGAGGACGACACCTACCTCGTCGTCGCCGCCGACAAGGGCACCGCGACCTTCTCCGACATCGCCAACGGGGTCGCGGAGTCCTACGGGTTCTGGCTCGGCGACGCCTTCGCCTCCGGCGGCTCGGCCGGCTACGACCACAAGGGCATGGGCATCACCGCCCGCGGCGCCTGGGAGTCCGTCAAGCGGCACTTCCGCGAGCTCGGGCACGACACCCAGACGCAGGACTTCACGGTCGTCGGCGTCGGCGACATGTCCGGCGACGTCTTCGGCAACGGCATGCTGCTCTCCGAGCACATCCGCCTGGTGGCGGCCTTCGACCACCGGCACATCTTCATCGACCCGAACCCGGACGCGGCGACCTCCTACGCCGAGCGCCGGCGCCTGTTCGAGCTGCCGCGCTCCTCGTGGGCGGACTACGACAGCTCGCTGCTGTCCGCCGGCGGCGGGATCCACCCGCGCAGCGCGAAGGCCATCCCGGTCAACGCGCAGGTCCGCGAGGCCCTCGGCATCGAGGCGGGCGTCACGAAGATGACCCCGGCCGACCTGATGAAGGCGATCCTGCACTCCCCGGTGGACCTGCTGTGGAACGGCGGCATCGGTACGTACGTCAAGGCGACGGCCGAGACGCACGCGGACGTCGGCGACAAGGCCAACGACGCGATCCGCGTCAACGGCGCCGACGTGCGGGCCAGGGTCATCGGTGAGGGCGGAAACCTGGGCCTGACCCAGCTCGGCCGCATCGAGTTCGCCCGTATCGGCGCGGGCGGCGAGGGCGGCAAGGTCAACACCGACGCCATCGACAACAGCGCGGGCGTGGACACCTCCGACCACGAGGTGAACATCAAGATCCTGCTGAACGCGGTGGTCACCGACGGGGACCTGACCGTCAAGCAGCGCAACAAGTTCCTCGCCGAGATGACCGACGAGGTCGGCCGGCTGGTGCTGCGCAACAACTACGCGCAGAACGTGGCCCTGGCCAACGGCGCCGCCCAGGCGCCCAGCCTGCTCCACGCCCAGCAGCGCTTCATGCGCCGCCTGGGCCGTGACGGCCTGCTGGACCGCGCCCTGGAGTTCCTGCCCAACGACCGGCAGCTGCGCGAGCTGCTGAACACCGGCAAGGGCCTGACCCAGCCGGAGCTGGCCGTCCTGTTCGCCTACACCAAGATCACGGTGGCGGACGAGCTCATCCACACCGAGCTCCCGGACGACCCGTACCTCGCCCGCCTGCTGCACGCCTACTTCCCGGGCGCGCTGCTCGCGAAGTTCCCCGAGCAGGTCGACGGGCACGCGCTGCGCCGCGAGATCATCACCACGGTGCTGGTCAACGACACCGTCAACAGCGGCGGCTCGACCTTCCTG
Protein-coding sequences here:
- a CDS encoding HAD family hydrolase, which codes for MPVAAASARPAAPVPASAAPHIVWDWNGTLLHDIDAVIAATNASFAELGLAPITLERYRELYVVPVPKFYERLMGRLPTDAEWLVMDEAFHRHYWVAAEDAGLAEGARDLLRDWQEGGLTQSLLSLAPHDKLVPLVRAHGIDTHFLRVDGRTGPSHTTKAGHLVRHLAALEGTGVTAGRTVLIGDAVDDALAAAHVGARAVLYTGGSHSRGSLESAGVPVVDSLAEAVRTARELAG
- a CDS encoding GNAT family N-acetyltransferase, producing MEPITLTTERLVLRPLDASDTDEVYAALQDPAIQRWIPVPVPYERTHAESFATRVPGGLNGSEYNFGVRLGAGGPLVACVGLGPQGDNAHEVGYWTVAGHRGRGYLPEALPAVLRWAFTDLGCVRMIWRAGVGNDASRRVAEKAGFTIEGVARAGMEHRETLRDCWTGAMLPSDLGLPSRLPYLPSPVGGRV
- a CDS encoding Rv3235 family protein — encoded protein: MTTSTPHPTGTTPGTSPMGPTGSPRAPGSTGNPGVPGPTESLRSPGPTGPTGPGPGTTRRPGSGGGPRTAAGGGAGTGPGRGSARPAGTGPRTARPGRHDRRRPPTTVPRGSGPHHWFAERLLAVLSGRRPVHSLIGHTIGPAYDQLITLAPADPPQERAYDARRLSPVLHGCGRFTPGPGVIEAFARIATGERLTALAFRLEQGPDLRWRCAAVELQGPRP
- a CDS encoding winged helix-turn-helix domain-containing protein, which gives rise to MTPAPPPTVSLSADEARRIALRAQGFLGAPDRRGGVRGVLRHLGAVQLDTISVLARSHELVPYARLGAVGRSTVEASYWSDQHAFEYWSHAACILPIEEWPHFAFRRRARKARGHRWHVLEDKDRSTKTVLDRLAAEGPLTSTELGGAKNGGEWFEWSETKIAVEWLLDIGEVVCTERRGWKRVYDLPERAVPSALLHDELDDRECKRRLVALAGRSLGVGTRSDIADYHRLKNQDFDAVVEDAGLVPVQVEGWDKPAWADPSALSPLPRGRHRTTLLSPFDSLIWERPRTERIFGFTHRLEAYVPKPRRIHGYFAMPLLAGGHLQGRVDPAREGTTLVARQLSLTTPKAARAMAEALREAATWVGCDAIRIDRASSPAEAAAVTAELSTL
- the secA gene encoding preprotein translocase subunit SecA; its protein translation is MSVFNKLMRAGEGKILKKLHRIADQVNSIEEDFVNLSDADLRALTDEYKQRFQDGETLDDLLPEAFATVREAAKRVLGQRHYDVQMMGGAALHLGYVAEMKTGEGKTLVGTLPAYLNALSGKGVHLITVNDYLAERDSEMMGRVHKFLGLEVGCILANMSPAQRREQYAADITYGTNNEFGFDYLRDNMAWSQDELVQRGHNFAVVDEVDSILVDEARTPLIISGPADQATKWYADFAKLVTRLTKGEPGQPLKGIEETGDYEVDEKKRTVGIHETGVAKVEDWLGIENLYESVNTPLVGYLNNAIKAKELFKNDKDYVVIDGEVMIVDEHTGRILAGRRYNEGMHQAIEAKEGVDIKDENQTLATITLQNFFRLYSKLSGMTGTAMTEAAEFHQIYKLGVVPIPTNRDMVRKDQADLIYRTEVAKFAAVVDDIAEKHEKGQPILVGTTSVEKSEYLSQQLSKRGIPHEVLNAKQHDREATIVAQAGRRGAVTVATNMAGRGTDIKLGGNPDDLAEAELRQRGLDPEEHIEEWAHALPEALTRAEAAVKAEFEEVKELGGLYVLGTERHESRRIDNQLRGRSGRQGDPGESRFYLSLGDDLMRLFKAQMVERVMSMANVPDDVPIENKMVTRAIASAQSQVETQNFETRKNVLKYDEVLNNQRTVIYKERRRVLEGEDLQDQIRHMMDDTIDAYITAETVEGFAEEWDLDRLWNAFRQLYPIKVTVEELEDAAGDRAGITAEFIAESVKDDIHEQYEAREATLGSDIMRELERRVVLSVLDRKWREHLYEMDYLQEGIGLRAMAQKDPLVEYQREGFDMFNAMQEGIKEESVGYLFNLEVQVEQQVEEVLVSDSGPSLTKPEIRAKGLDAPQRPDRLHFSAPTVDGEGGVVEGDFESDSGDDSDSGMTRAERRKAAKATGGRRRKK
- a CDS encoding DUF6912 family protein, which translates into the protein MRVYVPLTLPGLAEAHQAGELGPAPLRAYAVTPGLREWFVSDDIEELEYAALTRAAVASLRMIAEDGAAPRKRVVVAVDVDDKAATAVPGADEAALGQVALAGAVRLSVAAAVHVDAEEALEDVSAAVAAVAAADGGDEDARSTVDEAEEHELLWFGVQEIPGLLK